In a genomic window of Glaciimonas sp. PCH181:
- a CDS encoding FadR/GntR family transcriptional regulator has product MRERPDRMVSDESPPKKASPSVSDTANILAGDAMPSYRSRSEMLADTLISKIKKGELQVGDKLPSEQEIARYYGVSRTVVREAVARLKSSGMVESTQGRGAFVIQSRPLQRSDTALLMPRSARGLVDFLEVRRGIESEMAALAAARRTDAQCAQIESALAAIDQANLAGRNGVEEDMAFHLAIGAATGNLYWSSFVSFFSEAMQSGIRVTRANEARRKHFAEAVACEHRQIFAAIQAGDPASARAAADMHLVNAAARIYGADEAFWQQEGQILTDNWEKTAASARSPKNESC; this is encoded by the coding sequence ATGCGCGAACGACCAGACCGGATGGTGAGCGATGAATCCCCCCCCAAAAAAGCTAGCCCGTCTGTCAGTGACACGGCCAATATCCTCGCCGGCGACGCCATGCCAAGTTATCGCAGCCGCTCTGAAATGCTGGCAGACACGCTCATTTCAAAAATAAAAAAGGGAGAGTTGCAAGTTGGCGACAAGCTGCCGTCCGAACAGGAAATCGCACGTTACTACGGCGTCAGCCGCACCGTCGTCAGAGAGGCGGTAGCGCGTCTCAAGTCAAGCGGCATGGTCGAATCGACGCAGGGACGCGGTGCCTTCGTGATACAAAGCCGCCCATTGCAACGCTCCGATACCGCGTTGCTGATGCCACGTTCCGCGCGTGGTCTGGTCGACTTCCTCGAAGTGCGGCGCGGCATCGAAAGCGAAATGGCCGCACTGGCTGCGGCCCGCCGCACCGACGCACAATGCGCACAGATTGAAAGCGCGCTGGCTGCAATTGACCAGGCCAATCTGGCTGGTAGAAACGGCGTGGAAGAAGACATGGCGTTCCATCTCGCCATCGGCGCAGCGACCGGCAATCTTTATTGGAGCAGTTTTGTCAGTTTTTTTTCGGAAGCGATGCAATCCGGCATTCGTGTCACACGCGCCAACGAGGCGCGCAGAAAACATTTCGCCGAAGCAGTCGCCTGTGAACATCGCCAAATATTTGCTGCAATTCAGGCCGGCGATCCCGCATCGGCACGCGCTGCGGCCGACATGCATCTGGTCAACGCCGCCGCACGCATTTACGGCGCCGACGAAGCCTTCTGGCAGCAAGAAGGACAGATATTGACTGACAATTGGGAGAAGACGGCAGCGAGTGCTCGCTCTCCTAAGAACGAATCTTGTTGA
- a CDS encoding MBL fold metallo-hydrolase, whose protein sequence is MIFRQLFEPLSSTYTYLIGCEETGQAILIDPVIVEVERDLAEIQRLGLKLAYSIDTHIHADHITAALALKKKVGSKIAVAAYDRLPCADLGIEEGTPFHVGSLTLQPLHTPGHTDGHFSYVFDDRVFTGDALLIDGCGRTDFQNGDADTLYKSVWEKLFRLPDECLVYPAHDYHDRRVSSILQEKKCNPRLGQERTPEQFKQIMDNLHLPYPKLIDFAVLGNKQCGVCPCDLPDDLAQYCGHMVAGLQG, encoded by the coding sequence ATGATTTTTCGACAATTATTTGAACCATTATCCAGCACCTATACCTACCTGATCGGCTGTGAAGAAACGGGGCAGGCTATCCTTATTGATCCCGTTATCGTAGAGGTTGAGCGTGATTTGGCTGAAATCCAGCGGCTTGGGCTGAAGTTGGCCTATAGCATCGACACGCATATCCATGCCGATCACATCACCGCAGCGCTGGCGCTCAAAAAGAAGGTGGGAAGTAAAATTGCTGTAGCCGCATACGATCGCTTGCCGTGCGCGGACCTTGGGATTGAAGAAGGTACGCCCTTCCATGTCGGCAGCCTTACGCTTCAACCTTTGCATACTCCGGGCCACACCGATGGACATTTTTCTTATGTATTTGATGATCGCGTTTTTACCGGAGATGCGTTGCTGATCGATGGTTGCGGCCGAACCGATTTTCAAAATGGTGATGCAGATACCTTGTATAAAAGCGTATGGGAAAAGTTGTTCCGATTGCCTGACGAATGCCTTGTATACCCGGCGCATGATTATCATGATCGGCGCGTTTCTTCGATTTTGCAGGAAAAGAAATGTAACCCGCGATTGGGTCAGGAGCGCACACCAGAGCAGTTCAAACAGATAATGGACAATCTCCACTTACCCTATCCAAAGCTGATTGATTTCGCCGTCCTCGGTAACAAACAGTGCGGCGTCTGTCCTTGCGACTTACCGGACGATCTGGCGCAATACTGCGGCCATATGGTGGCTGGCTTACAGGGCTAA
- a CDS encoding DsrE family protein — protein sequence MKSQKNLVRGMLIVASMATQGIPLPVYADSSPSTVESKKAPLQIEARTGIKVVAQINSADTTPKGISKQLLGVKNLLDQYTGLGMIAGRDFDVAVVFRGDGAQFLLNDQAYDAKVKDAHSNGNTSRQMIEALHQLGVKIFECQVTMKARGYDNEDLLPFSRVVVSGIGALVDLEKSGYLPINP from the coding sequence ATGAAATCTCAAAAAAATCTGGTGCGTGGCATGCTTATTGTCGCGAGTATGGCCACTCAGGGTATACCGTTGCCTGTGTATGCAGACAGCAGTCCTTCTACCGTTGAAAGTAAAAAAGCACCTCTTCAAATTGAAGCTCGGACTGGCATTAAGGTAGTCGCACAAATTAACAGTGCTGACACCACTCCGAAGGGCATCAGCAAGCAATTGCTTGGCGTAAAGAATTTATTGGATCAATACACCGGACTTGGGATGATCGCTGGAAGAGATTTTGATGTTGCCGTGGTATTTCGCGGTGATGGCGCCCAATTCCTGCTCAATGATCAGGCTTACGACGCGAAAGTAAAAGACGCACATTCCAACGGTAATACTAGTCGGCAGATGATCGAGGCGCTCCACCAATTGGGTGTAAAAATATTTGAATGCCAGGTGACGATGAAGGCTAGAGGATATGACAATGAAGATCTACTGCCATTTAGTCGGGTGGTTGTTTCCGGGATAGGTGCACTGGTCGATTTAGAAAAATCCGGATATTTGCCAATAAATCCATGA
- a CDS encoding metalloregulator ArsR/SmtB family transcription factor, whose protein sequence is MTTDSEKIDLDVMRTAALQASGLLKILGNPDRLLLLCQLAQGEHCVSELLNLLDIQQPTLSQQLTVLRNENLVSTRREGKQIFYSISSEEAMAVIQMLYGLFCKKVKTKKR, encoded by the coding sequence ATGACGACTGATAGCGAAAAAATCGACCTAGATGTCATGCGAACGGCGGCTTTACAGGCATCCGGCTTATTAAAGATATTGGGGAATCCGGACCGCTTGCTGTTGCTTTGCCAGCTGGCACAGGGCGAGCATTGCGTCAGCGAATTGCTAAACCTGCTCGACATCCAGCAACCTACTCTCTCACAGCAATTGACCGTGTTACGCAACGAAAATCTGGTAAGTACCCGACGAGAAGGAAAGCAAATTTTTTACAGTATTTCCAGCGAAGAAGCGATGGCCGTCATACAGATGCTGTATGGATTGTTTTGCAAAAAAGTAAAGACAAAGAAACGATGA
- a CDS encoding TlpA disulfide reductase family protein, producing MGMINFAGLALPVTPLLLAAAFIVSLFVGKRLATTQHKEIDSALFTTLITGVLAARLAFVIRFWATYKLTPLSIIDIRDGGFYPWIGVVAGCCVAVWYVWRNSSLRRALLIALLTGACTAGLSGAAVWALRPTPSDIRLPAGIFTALNGNTMRIDAFLGKPVVINLWASWCPPCRREMPMLQQAQADNGDVVFIFANQGEAADTVHQYLSAERVNIHNVILDADMKVAKHAGSMAFPTTLFFDSRGRLQNIRMGELSAASLAQRLETLHLDHKD from the coding sequence ATGGGCATGATTAATTTCGCAGGTCTGGCGCTGCCAGTAACGCCGCTGCTTCTGGCAGCCGCTTTCATCGTTAGTCTGTTCGTTGGCAAGCGCCTTGCGACTACGCAACATAAAGAAATAGATTCTGCCCTTTTCACTACTTTAATAACCGGTGTCCTGGCCGCGCGGCTTGCTTTCGTCATCAGGTTTTGGGCCACCTATAAACTCACCCCTTTGAGCATCATCGACATTCGCGATGGCGGATTTTATCCATGGATTGGCGTGGTAGCCGGATGCTGCGTCGCTGTCTGGTATGTGTGGCGGAATAGCAGCTTACGGCGCGCATTATTAATCGCCCTGCTTACGGGTGCGTGTACCGCAGGCTTGAGCGGCGCAGCAGTATGGGCATTGCGCCCCACGCCATCCGACATCAGGCTTCCGGCCGGAATATTTACGGCGTTAAATGGCAATACAATGCGCATCGATGCGTTTCTCGGCAAGCCGGTTGTGATCAATTTATGGGCTAGTTGGTGCCCGCCATGTCGGCGTGAAATGCCGATGCTGCAACAAGCGCAAGCAGACAACGGCGATGTCGTTTTTATTTTTGCGAATCAGGGTGAGGCGGCCGATACCGTTCACCAATATCTATCTGCTGAGCGTGTCAACATTCACAATGTCATCCTCGATGCGGACATGAAGGTGGCGAAACATGCAGGCTCGATGGCTTTCCCTACGACGTTATTTTTCGATAGCAGGGGTCGTCTGCAGAATATTCGGATGGGTGAACTATCCGCCGCATCATTGGCGCAGCGGCTGGAAACTTTACATCTTGATCACAAGGACTAG
- a CDS encoding cytochrome b, with translation MAYNEIQTAPSYDGIARALHWLTAILIVAQFIIGWVMPDINHDTKVDGAVWWHMLVGGTLLLTIFIRVVWRLSHTPPPDNLTPWLRLTSRSTHFLLYAALIATPLLGWANASSRGWVVRIANLIPLPALTATGSPLGHAMGDMHGIMAWVLLGLIILHICAALFHHFVLKDNVMKRMM, from the coding sequence ATGGCTTATAACGAAATCCAAACTGCACCGTCATACGACGGCATTGCCCGCGCATTACACTGGCTGACGGCAATATTGATCGTGGCACAATTTATCATCGGATGGGTCATGCCGGATATCAATCACGACACCAAGGTCGATGGCGCAGTCTGGTGGCATATGCTGGTTGGTGGCACTTTGCTGCTGACTATTTTTATCCGCGTCGTATGGCGTTTAAGTCATACGCCGCCGCCTGATAATTTGACGCCTTGGCTGCGCCTGACTTCTCGTTCCACGCATTTTCTTTTGTATGCAGCTTTGATCGCCACCCCACTTCTCGGATGGGCCAATGCATCGTCGCGTGGATGGGTGGTGCGGATTGCAAACTTAATTCCATTACCGGCTCTGACAGCTACGGGGTCTCCTCTCGGGCATGCAATGGGGGATATGCACGGCATCATGGCATGGGTCCTTTTGGGACTGATTATTCTCCATATTTGCGCAGCCTTATTTCACCACTTCGTTCTGAAGGATAACGTCATGAAAAGAATGATGTGA
- a CDS encoding NCS2 family permease produces the protein MPLPLPKVGAESAIGSGTGKLDQYFQITARGSTPRREVIAGITTFLAMVYSVFVVPDMLGKAGFDVSAVFVAVCLTTAFGSLIMGFWARLPIAVGCAISLTAFTAFGLVLGKGISPAVALGAVFLTGLVFTAISVTGVRSWILQNLPAGVAHGTGVGIGLFLLLIASNDVGMVVKNAGPGLPVALGHITAFPVVMSILGLAAIFGLERRRVPGGILIVVIAISIIGLIFDPAVKFTGVFAWPALSSAGHPSLIGAMDIKGALSMAVLPSVLALVMTAVFDATGTIRAVAGQAGQVNEKGYILNGGRALTADSLSSIFAGIVGGAPAAAYIESTVGTAAGARTGLTAVVVGLLFLAVIFFSPLAGLVPSYATAPALMYVGLLMLGSVSKMHMEDTIDAMSGLVCAVFIVLTCNIVTGIMLGFCTLVVGRIVAGEYRKLTLGTVAIAIALAIFYGGGWAI, from the coding sequence ATGCCATTACCGTTGCCAAAGGTTGGCGCGGAGTCGGCAATCGGCAGTGGCACAGGAAAGTTAGATCAATATTTTCAGATAACCGCCCGCGGCAGCACGCCACGACGTGAGGTTATTGCAGGCATCACCACTTTTCTGGCGATGGTCTATTCCGTATTCGTTGTGCCAGATATGTTAGGCAAGGCTGGATTTGACGTCAGCGCAGTGTTTGTCGCCGTGTGCCTGACCACTGCCTTCGGTTCGCTGATAATGGGTTTTTGGGCGCGCCTGCCAATCGCAGTCGGTTGCGCCATTTCATTAACCGCTTTTACTGCCTTCGGATTGGTGCTCGGCAAAGGGATCTCTCCAGCGGTAGCGCTTGGCGCAGTATTCCTTACCGGTCTTGTTTTTACGGCTATTTCCGTCACTGGCGTCCGCTCGTGGATATTGCAAAACTTGCCCGCTGGTGTCGCACACGGAACCGGTGTTGGGATTGGCTTATTCTTATTATTGATCGCGTCAAATGATGTTGGTATGGTGGTCAAAAATGCCGGTCCCGGCTTGCCAGTGGCGCTTGGTCATATCACCGCGTTTCCGGTTGTGATGAGCATACTTGGTCTGGCTGCGATCTTTGGTCTGGAGCGTCGGCGTGTGCCGGGCGGCATTCTGATCGTAGTCATCGCGATATCAATTATCGGTTTGATCTTCGATCCTGCGGTTAAATTTACCGGCGTATTCGCATGGCCAGCGCTAAGCTCCGCAGGGCACCCTTCGTTGATCGGTGCGATGGATATCAAAGGCGCATTGAGCATGGCGGTATTGCCGAGCGTGCTAGCGTTGGTCATGACGGCGGTCTTCGATGCCACAGGGACGATTCGTGCGGTCGCCGGACAAGCCGGACAAGTCAATGAAAAAGGCTACATTTTGAATGGTGGCAGGGCCTTGACAGCCGACTCGCTCAGCTCGATTTTTGCGGGTATTGTCGGTGGTGCGCCTGCTGCAGCCTACATTGAATCGACAGTCGGCACAGCAGCCGGTGCCAGAACCGGCCTCACTGCCGTCGTGGTCGGCCTACTTTTTCTTGCCGTCATATTCTTCTCGCCTTTAGCCGGTTTGGTGCCGTCTTATGCAACCGCCCCTGCATTAATGTATGTCGGCTTACTGATGCTGGGTAGTGTCAGCAAGATGCATATGGAAGATACAATCGATGCTATGTCAGGATTGGTGTGCGCTGTATTCATCGTGTTGACATGCAATATTGTGACGGGAATTATGCTCGGATTTTGCACGCTGGTCGTCGGTCGCATCGTTGCTGGCGAGTATCGAAAATTGACATTAGGAACAGTAGCGATTGCGATTGCGCTGGCCATCTTTTATGGCGGGGGCTGGGCAATTTAA
- a CDS encoding DEAD/DEAH box helicase, which produces MVPATSSLGRFRPRLTLQTLTRGDGLLGMRPSGPFGPRGGRVTVVRITWTYTTADGLHWETPAPTTLLNRRPPSAQRVENQHGQQILLRDLGAEADALDRVWDLGLHPIPVENLQWRTEQSATDYASVWTLIQEDFFADFWADQLPLLQAEGWAIVVYPGFAHESVRVEAWHLIINTETGEILGKEVAARMRGRAPVTTALSQPSGESWLLTLGIEIDGEMLDLTPMLATLLQRDARWLDAQQLALIDDHSIVMLRAPGGKRIEAQAAPLKAIIGSMLELLTDQNRKDGPLKLSSWDAYRLDAMRLSLLDTQHQRAGVHGSWQLRGDAGLRDLAKRLQPTNGPQSINAPAGLGVTLRPYQLYGVAWLQYLREQHLAGILADDMGLGKTAQALAHLLIEQQSGRLDCPALVVLPTSLIFNWQAEVKRMAPSLRVLTLQGPNRQQDFSRMAEHDVVLTTYPLLWRDRAALQSQIFHLLILDEAQTVKNPMARGANAVRKIRARHRLCITGTPLENHLGELWTQFDFLMPGFLGDARSFMRLWRKPIEVNGETLRAQLLAQRVRPFILRRRKEEVATELPPKTEVIKRSQLQGHQRDLYESVRVAADEHVRRVLQRKGFSGGQITILDALLKLRQVCCDPFLLKGVVPSHTMERAKLEMLRDMLPALVAEGRRILVFSQFTELLTMIETELDALQLPWLALTGKTPPAKRGALVAQFQSKAVPILLISLKAGGVGLNLTAADTVIHMDPWWNPAVEEQATARAHRIGQDKVVFVYKLVIEGSIEERILELQARKAALVEGVLGSDGAVTPKFNTEDLQFLLAPLQ; this is translated from the coding sequence ATGGTTCCCGCTACTTCCTCCTTGGGACGCTTTCGTCCTCGTCTTACATTACAAACACTGACACGTGGCGACGGCCTGCTTGGGATGAGGCCGTCCGGTCCGTTTGGGCCGCGAGGCGGACGTGTGACGGTGGTTCGCATTACCTGGACTTATACCACTGCCGATGGCTTGCACTGGGAAACGCCTGCACCGACTACACTATTAAATCGCCGCCCGCCATCTGCGCAGCGTGTTGAAAATCAGCACGGACAACAAATCCTTCTGCGCGATCTTGGTGCCGAAGCCGATGCGTTAGATCGCGTCTGGGATCTGGGTCTCCATCCAATACCTGTTGAAAATTTACAGTGGCGCACAGAGCAAAGCGCGACTGATTATGCGTCGGTCTGGACACTGATCCAGGAAGATTTTTTTGCTGATTTTTGGGCTGATCAACTCCCCCTTTTGCAGGCTGAAGGTTGGGCTATTGTCGTGTACCCCGGCTTTGCGCATGAGAGTGTGCGGGTAGAAGCCTGGCACTTAATTATCAATACCGAAACCGGTGAAATACTAGGCAAGGAAGTCGCGGCACGTATGCGCGGTCGAGCGCCAGTTACGACCGCATTGTCTCAACCGTCGGGCGAATCCTGGCTATTAACGCTAGGCATTGAGATTGATGGAGAAATGCTGGATTTGACGCCAATGTTGGCAACGTTATTGCAACGCGATGCGCGCTGGCTAGATGCGCAGCAACTGGCGTTGATTGACGATCATTCGATAGTGATGCTGCGTGCGCCGGGTGGCAAGCGCATAGAGGCACAAGCGGCACCGCTCAAAGCAATTATCGGTAGTATGTTGGAATTGCTAACCGATCAGAATCGCAAAGATGGTCCTCTGAAACTGTCATCGTGGGATGCTTATCGCCTCGATGCTATGCGGCTAAGTTTGCTGGATACGCAGCATCAACGCGCTGGCGTGCACGGATCGTGGCAACTGCGAGGAGATGCCGGATTACGCGATTTAGCGAAAAGATTACAGCCGACAAATGGCCCGCAATCGATTAATGCGCCTGCTGGTTTAGGGGTCACATTGCGCCCGTATCAATTATATGGTGTGGCATGGTTGCAATACCTGCGAGAACAGCATCTCGCCGGTATTCTGGCCGACGATATGGGCTTAGGCAAAACGGCACAGGCGCTTGCGCATCTTTTGATAGAACAACAATCGGGGCGACTAGATTGTCCCGCATTAGTGGTGTTACCCACCTCGCTAATCTTTAATTGGCAGGCCGAAGTTAAGCGCATGGCACCAAGCCTGCGTGTACTCACTTTGCAAGGCCCGAACAGGCAACAGGATTTTAGTCGCATGGCCGAGCATGATGTCGTGCTGACGACTTATCCGTTACTATGGCGCGATCGGGCAGCGCTGCAATCGCAAATTTTTCATCTTCTCATCCTCGACGAAGCCCAAACTGTGAAGAACCCGATGGCCCGCGGCGCTAATGCAGTACGAAAAATTCGGGCACGGCATCGTTTATGTATTACCGGTACGCCGTTAGAAAATCATCTCGGTGAGCTATGGACCCAGTTTGATTTTCTGATGCCGGGTTTTTTAGGTGATGCACGTAGTTTCATGCGTTTATGGCGCAAGCCGATTGAGGTAAATGGCGAAACCCTGCGCGCACAATTGTTGGCGCAGCGCGTCCGACCCTTTATCCTGCGTCGCCGCAAGGAAGAGGTCGCTACTGAATTGCCGCCAAAGACCGAAGTGATTAAGCGTTCGCAATTGCAGGGACATCAACGTGATTTGTATGAAAGTGTGCGCGTAGCCGCTGACGAACATGTGCGACGTGTCTTGCAACGCAAGGGATTCTCGGGTGGACAAATCACCATCCTTGATGCGCTATTAAAACTACGGCAGGTATGCTGCGATCCATTTTTGCTGAAAGGGGTAGTTCCCTCGCATACGATGGAGCGGGCGAAGCTGGAAATGTTGCGAGATATGTTGCCTGCGTTGGTTGCTGAAGGACGCCGGATTTTAGTGTTCTCACAGTTTACAGAATTATTGACAATGATCGAAACTGAACTCGATGCTTTGCAACTTCCTTGGCTGGCTCTGACCGGAAAAACACCACCGGCAAAGCGCGGCGCATTGGTGGCGCAATTTCAAAGTAAAGCGGTCCCGATTTTGCTAATTAGTCTGAAAGCTGGCGGGGTAGGACTCAACCTGACTGCAGCCGATACGGTCATCCATATGGATCCGTGGTGGAACCCGGCGGTCGAAGAGCAAGCTACAGCCAGAGCGCATCGGATCGGGCAAGACAAGGTTGTATTCGTCTACAAACTGGTCATTGAGGGGAGTATCGAAGAACGCATATTGGAACTTCAGGCGCGTAAAGCTGCTTTGGTCGAGGGTGTCTTGGGAAGCGACGGCGCGGTCACACCTAAGTTCAACACGGAAGATCTGCAATTTTTACTCGCCCCGCTACAGTAA
- a CDS encoding DEAD/DEAH box helicase: MSETPIPLFSDLDLSEPLLRVLKEVGYESPSPIQAATIPILLANRDVLGQAQTGTGKTAAFALPILSRIDIKQTTPQALVLAPTRELAIQVAEAFQRYAAHIPGFHVLPIYGGQSYEPQLRALRRGVHVVVGTPGRVIDHLDKNTLDLSQLKTLVLDEADEMLRMGFIDDVENILQKTPATRQTALFSATMPSVIKRIAKTYLRDPAEIAIAAKTGTADNIRQRYWLVSGMQKLEALTRILEAEAFDGMIIFSRTKLGTEELASKLQARGFSAAAINGDIQQQQRERTIQQLKDGRIDILVATDVAARGLDVERISHVINYDVPHDPESYTHRVGRTGRAGRSGEAILFITPREKSLLKAIERATRQPIEPLILPSIQAVNDVRIAKFKTQIDEILALGGLEQFRSIIEEYESEKNVPVIEIAAALAKLARGDVPLLLDKNQREPQSSSWSDERSSHAGKFDRPERSERGERPERFERNERNDRAERPAFPRKERIDRAPDVGMQTFRIEVGHTHGVKPGNIVGAIANEAGLDSKNIGRIEIFDNYSVLDLPDSMPVELLEHLKTVWVAGQQLRISRDGMPSDVAQPSPVARAPFSASKPRENIAPSSEKFDRKERDDRAPRPERTDHAEPKDHVARADAPKRERKGDVGMERFRIEVGSEHGVKAGNIVGAIANEASLDAKYIGRIEIFDDHSTLDLPEGMPKELLEHLKTVWVAGQQLRISSSGERVPAAEKFAGNSKSFAAKKTGGDRRVGEKSGDKPFKNKNDFNNRSDAGKPKPKPHRKGPKPA; this comes from the coding sequence ATGTCAGAAACACCTATTCCCTTATTCTCCGATTTAGATCTTAGCGAACCGTTGCTACGGGTTCTGAAGGAAGTCGGCTATGAGTCTCCTTCGCCGATTCAGGCGGCCACGATTCCCATTTTATTAGCTAATCGCGATGTACTGGGTCAAGCGCAAACCGGAACCGGTAAAACGGCTGCTTTTGCGCTCCCGATTCTTTCCCGTATCGATATTAAACAGACTACGCCACAAGCCTTGGTATTGGCACCTACACGTGAACTTGCGATACAAGTGGCGGAAGCTTTTCAGCGTTATGCAGCGCATATTCCTGGCTTTCACGTGTTGCCAATTTACGGTGGGCAAAGTTATGAGCCGCAACTAAGAGCGTTGCGTCGTGGCGTCCATGTAGTTGTCGGTACTCCAGGTCGCGTCATTGATCATCTGGATAAAAATACACTCGATCTGTCGCAGCTTAAAACATTGGTGTTGGATGAAGCCGATGAAATGTTGCGCATGGGATTTATCGATGATGTAGAAAATATTCTACAAAAAACACCCGCGACACGTCAGACAGCATTATTCTCCGCGACGATGCCATCGGTGATCAAACGCATCGCCAAAACATACTTGCGCGATCCAGCCGAGATTGCGATCGCTGCTAAAACCGGTACTGCCGACAATATTCGCCAACGTTATTGGCTGGTCAGTGGCATGCAAAAACTTGAGGCGCTGACACGTATTCTTGAAGCCGAAGCGTTCGATGGCATGATCATTTTTTCCCGTACAAAGTTAGGTACGGAAGAGTTGGCAAGTAAGTTACAGGCGCGTGGTTTCTCTGCCGCCGCCATTAACGGCGATATCCAGCAACAGCAACGCGAACGCACGATTCAGCAGCTAAAAGATGGTCGGATAGATATTCTGGTCGCTACTGATGTGGCAGCGCGTGGACTTGATGTAGAGCGGATCAGCCATGTCATTAACTACGATGTTCCTCACGATCCGGAAAGCTACACACATCGCGTTGGCCGAACCGGGCGCGCAGGCCGTAGTGGTGAAGCAATTTTATTCATCACGCCACGGGAAAAAAGTTTATTGAAGGCTATCGAGCGCGCTACACGTCAGCCGATCGAACCGTTGATATTGCCAAGTATTCAGGCCGTTAATGACGTTCGTATTGCCAAGTTCAAAACGCAAATAGATGAGATTTTAGCGCTTGGTGGACTAGAGCAATTCCGTTCGATTATTGAGGAGTACGAAAGCGAGAAAAATGTACCGGTAATTGAAATCGCCGCAGCACTTGCCAAACTTGCGCGCGGTGATGTACCGCTATTGTTAGACAAAAATCAGCGCGAGCCGCAAAGTTCTTCCTGGTCGGATGAAAGATCGTCGCATGCGGGCAAGTTTGATCGTCCAGAACGGAGTGAAAGAGGAGAGCGTCCAGAGAGATTTGAGCGCAACGAGCGCAATGACCGCGCTGAGCGTCCAGCTTTCCCGAGGAAGGAGCGGATTGATCGGGCTCCCGATGTCGGCATGCAGACTTTCCGCATAGAAGTCGGCCATACCCATGGCGTGAAGCCCGGCAATATTGTGGGTGCGATTGCGAACGAGGCGGGGCTGGATTCCAAAAATATCGGCCGCATCGAAATATTTGATAACTATAGCGTGCTGGATTTGCCGGATAGCATGCCTGTTGAGCTTCTTGAACATCTTAAGACCGTATGGGTCGCGGGTCAGCAACTACGTATCAGTCGTGATGGTATGCCATCGGATGTTGCACAACCATCGCCAGTGGCAAGGGCGCCTTTTTCGGCAAGCAAGCCGCGTGAGAATATCGCCCCCTCTTCAGAGAAGTTTGACCGCAAAGAGCGTGATGACCGTGCGCCACGTCCAGAGCGCACCGATCATGCCGAGCCGAAGGACCATGTTGCTCGCGCTGATGCACCAAAGAGAGAGCGCAAAGGCGACGTCGGCATGGAACGTTTTCGTATCGAAGTTGGTAGCGAACACGGCGTGAAGGCTGGCAATATTGTCGGCGCGATCGCCAACGAGGCTAGCCTTGATGCCAAATATATTGGCCGCATTGAAATATTCGATGATCACAGCACCTTGGATTTACCAGAAGGGATGCCAAAAGAACTTCTTGAACATCTAAAAACTGTGTGGGTCGCAGGGCAGCAACTTCGCATCAGCTCTTCCGGCGAACGTGTACCCGCAGCAGAAAAATTTGCTGGAAATAGCAAATCGTTTGCAGCCAAAAAAACAGGCGGCGACAGACGCGTAGGTGAGAAGTCTGGTGATAAGCCTTTTAAGAACAAAAACGATTTTAATAATCGCAGCGACGCTGGTAAGCCGAAACCAAAGCCTCATCGCAAAGGCCCTAAACCTGCATAG
- a CDS encoding CZB domain-containing protein produces MLKFFRNIFGSDANSKHVAPPTISEIELKTIRELNVDAAISAHENWKVRLGTFLAGKSTEDLRPEIICFDNRCDLGKWLHGSAKEQLGKYTSFQQLVAEHKSFHYHASNVVSLTQAGKIEDAEKLLDSSFKMSSERVIKFLRDLS; encoded by the coding sequence ATGCTTAAATTTTTCAGAAATATCTTTGGCTCTGACGCCAATTCAAAGCATGTCGCGCCACCTACGATTTCCGAAATTGAACTTAAAACCATCCGCGAACTAAATGTCGATGCTGCGATATCTGCGCATGAAAATTGGAAGGTCAGATTGGGGACCTTTTTAGCTGGAAAATCCACTGAAGATTTACGCCCTGAAATTATCTGTTTTGATAATCGCTGTGATCTGGGCAAATGGTTACATGGCTCGGCAAAAGAACAATTAGGTAAATACACGTCGTTTCAGCAGCTTGTTGCCGAGCATAAAAGTTTTCATTATCACGCATCCAATGTTGTTAGCCTGACCCAAGCAGGAAAGATTGAAGATGCAGAAAAATTGCTCGACAGCAGCTTTAAGATGTCCAGTGAACGTGTTATAAAATTTTTGAGAGATTTGTCGTGA